A genomic window from Triticum urartu cultivar G1812 chromosome 7, Tu2.1, whole genome shotgun sequence includes:
- the LOC125522522 gene encoding E3 ubiquitin-protein ligase SINA-like 10, with amino-acid sequence MEGGESSGKRASAEEVKSEPEEGEVLMMMQDGGEGGGASVAAESMAPAQIDVRMDLTLLHCQGCLLPLKPPVFKCEAAGHVVCYHCRAVHSTICSRASTHCGELDAVVGAAKVPCAYRAFGCERHVVYHEAADHQRACHCAPCSCPDPACGFAGNCAALLDHFAAVHRRPAATVRYGRARDLGLSVSRRWHALVGEEDGSAFLVSLGPLGAATAVSLVCVRPDGEAAPQFWCKLSVERLGGDNRDRLVLMASAVSSSALSTGAPAPGQGMFLAVPQELLSGDTLTLTVRIDMIRPAAGAAAAPKSTTPQPRTARRMQ; translated from the exons ATGGAGGGAGGGGAGAGCAGCGGCAAGAGGGCGAGCGCAGAGGAAGTGAAGTCAGAGCCAGAGGAAGGAGAGGTGCTGATGATGATGCAGGACGGAGGCGAAGGAGGCGGCGCGTCGGTGGCGGCGGAGTCCATGGCGCCGGCGCAGATCGACGTGAGGATGGACCTGACGCTGCTCCACTGCCAGGGCTGCCTCCTCCCCCTGAAGCCCCCCGTCTTCAAG TGCGAGGCCGCCGGGCACGTCGTGTGCTACCACTGCCGCGCCGTCCACAGCACCATCTGCAGCCGCGCCAGCACGCACTGCGGCGAGCTGGACGCCGTGGTGGGCGCCGCCAAGGTGCCGTGCGCCTACAGGGCGTTCGGCTGCGAGCGGCACGTGGTGTACCACGAGGCCGCGGACCACCAGCGCGCGTGCCACTGCGCGCCCTGCTCCTGCCCGGACCCGGCGTGCGGCTTCGCGGGCAACTGCGCGGCGCTCCTCGACCACTTCGCCGCCGTCCACCGGCGCCCCGCCGCCACGGTCCGCTACGGCCGGGCCCGGGACCTCGGCCTCTCCGTGTCGCGCCGCTGGCACGCGCTCGTCGGGGAGGAGGACGGCAGCGCGTTCCTCGTGTCCCTGGGCCCGCTCGGCGCGGCCACCGCCGTGTCGCTGGTCTGCGTCAGGCCGGACGGCGAGGCGGCGCCGCAGTTCTGGTGCAAGCTCTCCGTGGAGCGCCTGGGCGGCGACAACAGGGACAGGCTGGTCCTCATGGCCTCCGCGGTGAGCAGCAGCGCGCTGTCCACCGGCGCGCCGGCGCCGGGGCAGGGGATGTTCTTGGCCGTGCCCCAGGAGCTGCTCTCCGGCGACACGCTCACGCTCACCGTCCGCATTGATATGATCCG